A genomic region of Bacteroidales bacterium contains the following coding sequences:
- a CDS encoding reductive dehalogenase produces MFLNEWLLGITVGILFLGLVYAAIISFRENESRAAKLFLLLLLDPIITFAFIYFDYPYKTEIIWIIVSLYWGMALLLIIPFGNKKDYKNPLPIRRIDERDVMFSRSELKEGTKRFEEYYNRRPESKLLDDEFRCRPGLLSPQASLAHPFAFASADASFDTIGALKSEVDGSVAETKTESNADDISNYIKNWAKKLGAVDCGITELYDYHMYSVGGRGERYDKVYEKKHNYAIAFTVEMDYRMMQSAPKASAIMESGQQYLEAGRIAIQLAHFIRKLGYEARAHIDGNYEVVCPLVARDAGLGEIGRMGLLMTPKLGARVRIAVVTTNLPLISDKPKNEYSVIDFCIKCKKCAEACPSQAISFTNQEDIDGVIRWQINQEACFTYWAAIGTDCGRCISVCPYSHPNNFLHNMVRAGLKNSSIFRGVALELDDLLYKRKPDSKSLPEWVNIK; encoded by the coding sequence ATGTTTTTAAACGAATGGCTTTTAGGAATAACGGTAGGTATTCTTTTTCTAGGATTGGTTTATGCTGCAATTATTTCTTTTAGAGAAAACGAATCTCGTGCAGCAAAGCTTTTTCTTCTTCTGTTATTAGATCCGATTATTACCTTTGCATTTATTTATTTCGATTATCCCTATAAAACAGAAATTATTTGGATAATAGTTTCCCTTTATTGGGGAATGGCATTGCTATTAATTATTCCTTTTGGCAATAAAAAAGATTATAAAAACCCACTTCCTATTAGGCGTATTGACGAAAGAGACGTTATGTTTTCGCGCTCTGAACTCAAAGAAGGAACAAAACGATTTGAAGAATATTATAATCGTCGTCCTGAAAGCAAACTTTTAGATGATGAGTTTAGATGTCGTCCCGGGTTATTGAGTCCTCAGGCTTCTTTGGCACATCCTTTTGCTTTTGCTTCGGCAGATGCCAGCTTTGATACTATTGGAGCATTAAAATCTGAAGTAGATGGTTCGGTAGCGGAAACAAAAACAGAAAGTAATGCCGATGATATTAGCAATTATATTAAAAACTGGGCGAAAAAACTTGGAGCGGTAGATTGCGGAATTACGGAGCTTTACGATTATCATATGTATTCCGTTGGAGGCAGAGGAGAACGTTACGATAAAGTTTACGAAAAAAAACATAATTACGCCATAGCGTTTACGGTTGAAATGGATTATCGTATGATGCAGTCGGCACCAAAAGCATCGGCAATAATGGAGTCGGGACAGCAATATTTAGAAGCTGGTCGGATTGCCATTCAGCTTGCTCACTTTATTCGAAAGTTAGGTTATGAGGCTCGTGCTCATATCGACGGTAATTACGAAGTTGTTTGTCCTTTGGTTGCTCGCGATGCCGGATTGGGAGAAATTGGTCGTATGGGTTTATTAATGACTCCTAAATTAGGAGCACGAGTGCGTATTGCTGTTGTAACTACCAATTTACCTTTGATAAGCGATAAACCAAAAAACGAATATTCTGTTATCGATTTTTGTATTAAATGTAAAAAATGTGCCGAGGCTTGTCCTAGTCAGGCAATTTCATTTACCAATCAAGAAGATATTGATGGCGTAATTCGTTGGCAAATTAATCAGGAAGCTTGTTTTACTTATTGGGCTGCTATTGGCACCGACTGTGGAAGATGTATAAGTGTTTGTCCTTATTCTCACCCCAATAATTTTTTGCATAATATGGTTAGAGCCGGACTTAAAAACTCCTCCATTTTTAGAGGCGTTGCTTTAGAACTTGACGATTTACTTTACAAAAGAAAACCCGATTCAAAGTCGCTTCCGGAATGGGTAAATATAAAATAA
- a CDS encoding endonuclease/exonuclease/phosphatase family protein codes for MKKILYFLLVFILAFIVFYFWASSNNWNAEKYNQIHKFTDQPTIVSDTLSVMTYNIGWLSGMTNNLAVDRDEKLYSENLKNARNFIGKYKPDIIGFQEIDIDAKRSFFYNQADSLGNNLNYFNGALAINWDKKYVPFPYWPFQYHFGKLVSGQYLMSNLEILKNEYIRLPKPINAPFYYNAFYLDRLIQKTWVKTTKGDLLIMNVHLEAYDQETRIMHVEAVIKEYLKYADNSAVLLIGDFNSRAMDANGPLDESARKMFEVKGIAPAITDSLFTIDPIHNYTFSSGNPVEKIDYIFYNTKFIGKLSAKVLQEFGETSDHFPVWMRFYIK; via the coding sequence ATGAAAAAAATACTATACTTCCTTCTTGTCTTCATTTTGGCATTTATCGTCTTTTACTTTTGGGCCAGCTCTAATAATTGGAATGCCGAAAAGTATAATCAAATTCATAAATTTACCGATCAGCCAACTATCGTTTCTGACACTCTAAGTGTGATGACATACAATATAGGATGGCTATCGGGCATGACAAATAATTTAGCTGTTGATAGAGACGAGAAATTATATTCGGAAAATTTAAAGAACGCTCGTAATTTTATCGGAAAATATAAACCTGATATTATTGGATTTCAAGAAATTGATATTGATGCTAAACGCTCTTTTTTTTATAACCAAGCCGATAGCTTAGGAAATAATTTGAATTATTTTAATGGTGCTCTTGCTATTAATTGGGATAAAAAATACGTCCCTTTTCCTTATTGGCCATTTCAATATCATTTCGGGAAATTAGTTTCGGGACAATATCTAATGAGTAATTTGGAAATATTAAAAAACGAATACATCAGACTTCCAAAACCTATAAATGCCCCATTTTATTATAATGCTTTTTATCTCGATCGTTTGATACAGAAAACCTGGGTAAAAACTACCAAAGGCGATTTATTGATTATGAATGTGCATTTAGAAGCTTACGATCAGGAAACCAGAATTATGCATGTGGAAGCAGTTATTAAAGAGTATTTAAAATATGCCGATAACTCAGCTGTTTTACTTATTGGCGATTTTAACAGCCGAGCAATGGATGCTAATGGTCCTTTGGATGAGTCAGCACGAAAAATGTTTGAAGTTAAGGGAATTGCTCCGGCTATCACCGACAGTTTATTTACTATCGACCCAATACACAACTATACTTTTAGTTCCGGAAATCCTGTAGAAAAAATAGATTATATATTTTACAACACTAAGTTTATCGGAAAACTTAGCGCAAAAGTTCTTCAAGAATTTGGCGAAACATCAGATCACTTTCCTGTTTGGATGCGATTTTATATAAAATAA
- a CDS encoding aminopeptidase: MSRFLTLLLIVALIPLSALAKKKPDKKGYKFTMLYEVPTTPVKNQYRTGTCWSFSGLAFLETEMLRMGKGEFDFAEMFIVHQAYIEKAQRFMRFQGKTNFGNGGIIHDVLYNIKKYGLMPESAYPGLKYGEEKHVHAEMDALLSAYMNTLIENNNKKLSTVWLKGFEGILDAYLGEVPEEFEVDGQLFTPKSYADSLGINPDDYVVIGSYTHHPFYESFVIEIPDNWLRGSIYNLPLDEMMEVVKHALENGYSVGWGADISEKGFSWKKGVAVIADEETPELDNLEQAKWETMSSKEKEELLYSFEKPIKEKVITQEMRQQQFDNYLTTDDHGMLFTGIAEDQNGKIYYKVKNSWSELGNPFKGFFFASKAFVELKTIDIWVHKDALPDEIKIKLGIK; encoded by the coding sequence ATGAGCCGATTTTTAACACTTTTGTTAATTGTTGCACTTATTCCGTTATCGGCATTGGCCAAAAAAAAGCCTGATAAGAAAGGCTATAAGTTTACAATGCTTTATGAAGTTCCCACAACACCGGTAAAAAATCAGTATCGTACCGGAACTTGTTGGAGTTTTTCGGGATTAGCTTTTCTTGAAACGGAAATGTTACGAATGGGAAAAGGCGAATTTGATTTTGCCGAGATGTTTATTGTTCATCAAGCTTATATTGAAAAAGCACAACGCTTTATGCGTTTTCAAGGAAAAACAAACTTTGGTAACGGTGGTATTATTCATGATGTTTTATACAATATTAAAAAGTATGGACTGATGCCGGAATCGGCTTATCCGGGTTTAAAATATGGTGAAGAGAAGCATGTACATGCTGAAATGGATGCTCTATTATCGGCCTATATGAATACTCTTATTGAAAATAATAATAAAAAACTTTCTACTGTCTGGTTAAAAGGATTCGAAGGTATTTTAGATGCTTATTTGGGAGAAGTTCCGGAAGAATTTGAAGTCGATGGACAGTTGTTTACTCCAAAGTCTTATGCAGATTCTCTTGGTATAAATCCTGATGATTATGTTGTTATAGGGTCTTATACCCACCACCCATTTTACGAATCTTTTGTTATTGAAATTCCTGATAATTGGTTACGAGGCAGTATTTATAATCTTCCTTTGGATGAAATGATGGAAGTAGTAAAGCATGCGCTTGAGAATGGTTATTCAGTTGGCTGGGGTGCCGACATTAGTGAAAAAGGATTTTCTTGGAAAAAAGGAGTTGCTGTTATTGCTGATGAAGAAACACCTGAACTTGATAATTTGGAACAGGCTAAGTGGGAAACAATGAGCTCTAAAGAAAAAGAAGAGTTATTATATTCTTTTGAAAAGCCCATAAAAGAAAAAGTCATTACACAGGAAATGCGTCAACAACAATTTGATAATTACCTCACTACCGACGATCACGGAATGTTGTTTACAGGTATAGCCGAAGATCAAAATGGCAAAATATATTATAAAGTAAAAAATTCGTGGAGCGAATTAGGAAATCCTTTTAAAGGTTTTTTCTTTGCTTCTAAAGCATTTGTAGAACTTAAAACAATAGATATTTGGGTTCATAAAGATGCCCTGCCTGATGAGATTAAAATAAAACTTGGAATAAAATAA
- the panB gene encoding 3-methyl-2-oxobutanoate hydroxymethyltransferase, with the protein MSAYLESNYKKVTTHVLQEMKLRGEKIAMLTAYDYSSATLLDAAGIDVILVGDSASNVMAGHKTTLPITLDQMVYHASSVMRGVDRSLVVVDLPFGTYQGNSKAALNSAIKIMKESGANAIKIEGGHEVLESVDRILSAGIPVMGHLGLTPQSIHKFGTYVVRAKDEDEANQLREDAKLLANAGCFALVLEKIPAKLAAEVTKSIKIPTIGIGAGSQVDGQVLVLHDMLGITQKFSPRFLRRYHNLSEEIKGSVRAYIKDVKTLDFPNEKEQY; encoded by the coding sequence ATGTCTGCATATTTAGAATCAAATTACAAGAAGGTTACCACTCACGTTCTTCAAGAGATGAAATTACGTGGAGAGAAAATTGCTATGTTAACAGCTTACGATTATTCCTCGGCTACGCTATTAGATGCAGCGGGTATAGATGTAATCTTAGTCGGTGATTCGGCATCCAATGTGATGGCCGGACACAAAACAACCTTACCTATTACTCTGGATCAGATGGTATATCATGCTTCTTCGGTAATGCGTGGTGTCGATCGTTCTTTAGTTGTTGTTGACTTACCTTTTGGAACTTATCAGGGAAATTCCAAAGCAGCTTTGAACTCTGCCATAAAAATCATGAAAGAGTCGGGAGCAAATGCCATAAAAATTGAAGGTGGACACGAGGTCTTGGAATCTGTCGATCGTATTCTTTCTGCCGGAATTCCGGTTATGGGACATTTAGGATTAACGCCTCAATCTATTCATAAGTTTGGAACTTATGTTGTACGTGCAAAAGATGAAGACGAAGCTAATCAATTACGCGAAGATGCTAAACTTCTTGCTAATGCAGGTTGTTTTGCATTAGTATTAGAAAAAATTCCAGCTAAACTTGCTGCCGAAGTTACCAAGTCAATTAAAATCCCCACTATTGGAATTGGAGCGGGATCTCAGGTAGATGGCCAGGTTTTGGTTTTACACGATATGTTGGGTATTACTCAAAAATTCAGCCCCCGTTTTCTACGTCGTTATCATAATCTAAGTGAAGAAATTAAAGGTTCTGTGAGGGCTTATATTAAAGACGTAAAAACGCTCGACTTTCCAAATGAAAAAGAACAGTATTAG
- a CDS encoding ATP-binding cassette domain-containing protein, protein MKLEKGDYFVLLGPSGAGKSVVLELIAGILKPKSGSIYLSEENITYKKIQDRSIGLVFQDFAIFPHLNVEQNIAYPLKIKGWTKTRIKTRVEELATQMDILHLLKRNTIDLSGGEKQRVALARTLALSPDLLLLDEPLASLDVQLKKDLRAQLRKLHKSGQTIIHVTHDFEEALLLADKVAIFNQGKIIQQGLKTNVFAEPESEFIANFIGIKNYFKVSNIGNNSVEVAKKITFLCESQSSSNRTPKALMIHSGDIKLSKPNIEKESDRNVFPGIVTDIYPAYRGVELLIDIGLPLLVNISQKQLFQLDIKEGDKLNCFIAPKNIQKIYR, encoded by the coding sequence ATGAAATTAGAAAAAGGAGACTATTTTGTTTTGCTTGGACCATCGGGAGCAGGGAAATCAGTTGTTTTGGAATTGATAGCCGGAATATTAAAACCTAAAAGCGGAAGCATTTATTTAAGTGAAGAAAACATTACTTATAAAAAAATTCAGGATAGATCGATAGGTTTGGTATTTCAGGATTTCGCCATTTTTCCGCATTTGAATGTTGAACAAAATATTGCATACCCACTAAAAATTAAAGGCTGGACAAAAACACGTATTAAGACAAGAGTTGAGGAGTTGGCAACACAAATGGATATTCTTCATTTATTGAAACGAAATACCATCGACTTATCGGGAGGAGAAAAACAAAGGGTAGCCTTAGCCAGGACATTGGCATTATCGCCGGACTTGCTTTTGTTGGATGAGCCTTTAGCATCGCTTGATGTACAACTAAAGAAAGATTTAAGAGCTCAATTAAGGAAGCTTCATAAAAGTGGCCAAACAATTATACATGTTACTCACGATTTTGAAGAAGCATTGCTTTTAGCCGATAAAGTGGCTATTTTTAATCAGGGGAAAATTATTCAACAAGGATTAAAAACAAATGTTTTTGCAGAACCGGAATCTGAATTTATCGCTAATTTCATTGGAATAAAAAACTATTTTAAAGTTTCAAATATTGGAAATAATAGTGTTGAGGTTGCGAAAAAAATAACATTTCTTTGTGAAAGTCAATCTTCTTCAAATAGAACACCAAAGGCATTAATGATTCATAGTGGCGATATTAAATTAAGTAAGCCTAATATTGAAAAAGAGTCGGATAGGAATGTATTTCCCGGAATTGTTACAGATATTTACCCTGCTTATCGAGGGGTTGAGTTACTGATTGATATTGGTCTTCCCCTACTTGTTAATATAAGTCAAAAACAATTGTTTCAATTAGATATAAAAGAAGGTGATAAACTAAATTGTTTTATTGCTCCGAAAAATATTCAAAAGATTTATCGGTAG
- a CDS encoding Crp/Fnr family transcriptional regulator: MAKPKLTTQCIDCFCESVAFQSLSKEEIDLLNAHRVELKFNKGEVICKQGSFATHLLFVQKGLTKSYLEEDSRTQILCINPPGCFLEIPSMSVDNVFHYTVAALEDVEVCFFDLQIIKQVAQSNSNFAWFLMKNGHEAQVLIYDRFFSLTQKQLHGRMADILLCLANRIYGSYEFSLAFSRKDLADLTAMSNESAIRILKDFKDDGIIETDGKGIKIVKLDMLKKVSRFG; encoded by the coding sequence ATGGCCAAGCCTAAATTAACTACACAATGTATAGATTGTTTTTGCGAGTCAGTAGCTTTTCAATCTTTAAGTAAAGAAGAGATTGACCTGTTAAATGCACATAGAGTTGAACTTAAATTTAATAAAGGAGAAGTGATTTGCAAGCAAGGTTCTTTTGCAACACATTTATTGTTTGTACAAAAAGGACTAACCAAAAGTTATCTGGAAGAAGATAGTCGCACCCAAATACTATGCATAAATCCTCCAGGTTGTTTTTTAGAAATCCCTTCTATGTCGGTAGATAATGTGTTCCATTATACCGTAGCAGCTTTGGAAGATGTTGAAGTTTGTTTTTTCGATTTGCAAATAATTAAGCAAGTTGCTCAATCAAACTCTAATTTTGCTTGGTTTTTAATGAAAAACGGCCATGAAGCACAGGTTTTGATATACGATCGTTTTTTTAGTCTAACACAAAAACAACTGCACGGTCGTATGGCCGATATTTTACTTTGCTTAGCAAACCGTATCTACGGTTCATACGAATTTTCGCTGGCTTTTTCTCGTAAAGATTTAGCCGATTTAACAGCAATGTCTAACGAAAGTGCTATCAGAATTTTAAAGGATTTTAAAGATGATGGCATTATAGAAACCGATGGCAAAGGCATTAAAATTGTTAAGCTCGATATGCTTAAAAAAGTGAGCCGGTTTGGTTAA
- the miaB gene encoding tRNA (N6-isopentenyl adenosine(37)-C2)-methylthiotransferase MiaB, with translation MNNKKLYIETYGCQMNFSDSEIVGSIMAKDGYKTTDKTENADIIFINTCSIRDNAEQRIRKRLREIKKMKKNNPNLKVGVLGCMAERLKQQLLDEEDVVDLIVGPDAYRDLPNLIKTVESGRRAINVLLSEEETYSEIEPVRLGSNNISAYISIMRGCENFCTYCVVPFTRGKERSRDPETIVNEARDLVSKGYKEVTLLGQNVNSYSWKNDNKTVSFPELIAKVAAVSPQLRIRFATSHPKDISDELIKTIANTPNICKAIHLPFQSGSNSVLKRMSRKYTREWYMDRISTIKKYIPECGLSTDVIAGFCGETEEEHKETLSLMEWAGYDYAFMFKYSERPNTIAQKKFDDDVPEKVKSRRLTEIIDLQQVLSLRSNKESVGKTYEVLVEGFSKRSDNDLAGRNTQNKMVVFPKKDFKVGDYVMVKITNCTAATLIGEAV, from the coding sequence ATGAATAATAAAAAACTATATATAGAAACTTACGGCTGCCAAATGAATTTTTCCGATAGTGAAATTGTTGGATCTATTATGGCAAAAGACGGATATAAAACTACAGATAAAACAGAAAATGCCGATATCATTTTTATAAATACTTGCTCTATTCGCGATAATGCCGAACAGAGAATCAGAAAGCGTTTACGAGAAATCAAGAAAATGAAAAAGAATAATCCTAATTTAAAAGTTGGGGTTTTAGGTTGTATGGCAGAGCGTTTAAAACAACAACTTTTAGATGAAGAAGATGTTGTTGACTTAATTGTTGGTCCTGATGCTTATCGCGATTTACCCAATTTAATAAAAACCGTCGAAAGTGGCAGAAGGGCAATAAATGTTTTGCTTTCGGAAGAAGAGACTTATTCTGAAATAGAACCTGTTCGTTTAGGAAGTAATAATATTTCGGCTTATATTTCTATTATGCGTGGTTGCGAGAATTTTTGCACCTATTGCGTTGTCCCTTTTACACGGGGAAAAGAACGTAGTCGCGACCCGGAAACTATTGTCAATGAGGCTCGGGATTTAGTCTCAAAAGGCTATAAAGAAGTTACTTTATTGGGTCAGAATGTAAATTCTTATAGTTGGAAAAACGATAATAAAACTGTTAGTTTTCCTGAATTAATTGCAAAAGTCGCAGCTGTTTCTCCACAGTTACGTATACGTTTTGCAACTTCTCATCCTAAAGATATTTCAGACGAATTAATTAAAACCATTGCAAATACACCTAATATTTGTAAGGCTATTCATTTGCCTTTTCAATCAGGAAGCAATAGTGTTTTAAAACGAATGAGCCGGAAATATACACGCGAATGGTATATGGATAGAATTTCTACTATTAAAAAATATATTCCCGAATGTGGTTTATCTACCGATGTTATTGCCGGTTTTTGTGGTGAGACAGAGGAAGAACACAAAGAAACTCTTTCGCTAATGGAATGGGCAGGATACGATTATGCTTTTATGTTTAAATATTCAGAACGTCCAAATACTATTGCTCAAAAGAAATTTGATGATGATGTTCCGGAAAAGGTTAAAAGTCGTCGCTTGACAGAAATTATCGATTTGCAACAAGTATTATCACTTCGCTCTAATAAAGAAAGTGTTGGCAAAACTTACGAAGTCTTGGTAGAAGGCTTTTCCAAGCGTTCGGATAATGATTTAGCCGGTAGAAACACTCAAAATAAGATGGTGGTCTTCCCTAAAAAGGATTTTAAAGTTGGTGATTATGTAATGGTTAAAATTACAAATTGCACAGCCGCAACTTTAATTGGAGAAGCTGTTTAA
- the gdhA gene encoding NADP-specific glutamate dehydrogenase → MSNVMEQKVQGFMAKVIAKNPGEVEFHQAVHEVVESLIPFVEENPQYKEARILDRMVEPERVILFRVPWINDKGGVELNKGYRIEMNSAIGPYKGGLRFHPTVNLGILKFLAFEQVLKNSLTTLPMGGGKGGSDFDPKGKSDNEVMRFCQSFMTELQRHIGPDTDVPAGDIGVGGREIGFLFGQYKRLRNEFVGVLTGKGLDWGGSLIRPEATGYGTVYFAKEMLATRNETFKGKTVAISGSGNVAQYATEKVTELGGKVVTLSDSSGFIYDPDGIDAEKLAWIMELKNVKRGRIKEYANKFGVQYFEDERPWGIKVDVALPCATQNEINDEEAQTLINNGCYCISEGANMPSTPEAIKIYIDSKILYGPGKAANAGGVAVSGLEMSQNSMRLSWTRKEVDNKLHSIMIDIHENCVKWGKEGDFINYVNGANIAGFVKVADAMLAQGVV, encoded by the coding sequence ATGTCGAATGTAATGGAACAAAAAGTACAAGGTTTTATGGCTAAAGTTATAGCTAAAAATCCGGGTGAAGTTGAATTTCATCAAGCAGTTCATGAAGTAGTTGAATCTCTTATTCCTTTTGTAGAAGAAAACCCTCAATACAAAGAGGCAAGGATTCTTGATAGGATGGTTGAACCCGAAAGAGTAATTTTATTTAGAGTACCTTGGATTAATGATAAAGGCGGAGTGGAATTAAATAAGGGTTATCGTATTGAGATGAATAGTGCTATAGGACCTTATAAAGGAGGATTACGTTTCCATCCAACGGTAAACTTAGGCATTCTAAAATTCTTAGCTTTTGAGCAAGTCCTTAAAAACAGCTTAACTACACTCCCTATGGGTGGCGGTAAAGGTGGCTCCGATTTTGATCCTAAAGGCAAATCAGATAATGAAGTAATGCGTTTTTGCCAGAGCTTTATGACTGAATTGCAACGCCATATCGGACCCGATACAGATGTTCCTGCCGGTGATATTGGTGTTGGAGGTCGTGAAATTGGGTTTTTATTTGGACAATACAAACGTTTACGTAATGAATTTGTAGGAGTTTTAACTGGGAAAGGTTTAGATTGGGGAGGTTCTTTAATCCGTCCTGAAGCTACAGGTTACGGAACTGTTTATTTTGCTAAAGAAATGCTGGCCACTCGCAATGAAACTTTTAAAGGTAAAACAGTTGCTATCTCCGGTTCCGGTAATGTAGCTCAGTATGCTACTGAAAAAGTAACTGAGTTAGGCGGTAAAGTTGTTACCCTTTCGGATTCTTCAGGTTTTATTTATGACCCTGATGGTATCGATGCAGAAAAGTTAGCTTGGATTATGGAATTGAAAAATGTAAAACGTGGTCGAATAAAAGAATATGCTAATAAATTTGGCGTACAATATTTTGAAGATGAACGTCCGTGGGGCATTAAAGTTGATGTTGCTCTTCCTTGTGCTACCCAAAATGAGATTAACGACGAGGAAGCCCAAACTTTAATTAATAATGGTTGTTATTGCATTTCAGAAGGTGCTAATATGCCTTCTACACCGGAAGCAATCAAGATTTATATTGACAGTAAAATTCTTTACGGACCGGGGAAAGCAGCTAATGCCGGTGGTGTTGCCGTATCAGGTTTAGAAATGTCTCAAAATTCTATGCGTTTATCTTGGACACGCAAAGAAGTAGATAATAAATTACACTCTATTATGATTGATATCCACGAAAATTGTGTAAAATGGGGTAAAGAAGGCGATTTCATTAATTATGTTAATGGTGCAAATATTGCTGGTTTTGTGAAAGTAGCAGATGCTATGCTAGCTCAAGGCGTAGTTTAA
- a CDS encoding ABC transporter permease: MEYKPKNINLIFAFLSGLILLFIMGPLLGMLLDTPAANIFDAAKEKEVRDSIGLTLGASFFGTLFFAIAAIPFAYLLARKEFRFKRLISGIIDIPVVIPHSAAGIAILGFVSRDSIIGGAADSMGFSLVGHPVGIAIAMAFVSLPYLINAARNGFEAVPVRLEKAALNLGASSFKMFFSISLPLAWRNILSGLIMMFARGMSEFGAVVIIAYHPMTTPVMIFERFGAFGLKYAQPVAIIFIAISLIVFIFLRWLSGKNIHA, translated from the coding sequence TTGGAATATAAACCTAAAAATATCAATCTAATTTTTGCTTTTTTAAGCGGTTTGATACTGCTGTTTATTATGGGTCCACTGCTGGGGATGCTCCTTGATACTCCGGCAGCTAATATTTTTGATGCTGCTAAGGAAAAGGAAGTAAGAGACAGTATAGGCTTAACACTTGGGGCCTCTTTTTTTGGAACATTGTTTTTTGCAATTGCTGCCATTCCCTTTGCATACTTATTAGCACGTAAAGAGTTTAGATTTAAACGTTTAATATCAGGAATAATAGATATTCCGGTAGTTATTCCACATTCGGCGGCGGGCATTGCTATTTTAGGATTTGTTTCGCGCGACAGTATTATTGGAGGTGCAGCAGACTCTATGGGCTTTTCTTTAGTAGGTCATCCCGTTGGTATAGCTATTGCTATGGCTTTTGTTAGCCTGCCTTATTTGATAAATGCTGCACGAAATGGTTTTGAAGCTGTTCCTGTTCGGTTGGAAAAAGCAGCTTTAAATTTGGGAGCAAGTTCATTTAAAATGTTTTTTAGCATTTCTTTACCTTTAGCTTGGCGGAATATTCTTAGCGGATTAATTATGATGTTTGCAAGAGGGATGAGTGAGTTTGGAGCTGTGGTTATTATTGCTTATCATCCAATGACTACTCCTGTAATGATTTTTGAACGCTTTGGCGCTTTCGGGTTAAAATATGCTCAACCGGTAGCAATTATATTTATCGCTATCAGTCTTATTGTTTTTATTTTTCTTCGTTGGTTATCAGGAAAAAATATACATGCTTGA
- a CDS encoding DNA-binding protein yields the protein MRITFNELRRVKDRLPDGAIHKIAEDLNLSVETVRNYFGGSNYEKGVTVGFHTEQGPDGGIVEIDDATIFDKAVAILDEN from the coding sequence ATGAGAATTACATTCAACGAACTTAGAAGAGTCAAAGACAGACTGCCTGATGGTGCAATACATAAAATTGCAGAAGATTTAAACTTATCGGTTGAAACAGTAAGAAATTATTTTGGTGGGTCGAATTACGAAAAAGGTGTTACTGTTGGTTTTCATACTGAACAAGGTCCTGACGGCGGTATCGTTGAGATTGACGATGCAACTATTTTTGATAAAGCAGTTGCTATTTTAGATGAAAATTAG